From the genome of Candidatus Jidaibacter acanthamoeba, one region includes:
- a CDS encoding LexA family protein — MHNNLNTLKTELKLLINADINCKEDVEEYIDPINMMEKKFFFSGYNSMTLPFFSSKVAAGSPAFADEFVEDLINLTDCLVKNPPSTYFMRAVGVLMMNVGIYPGDLLIVDRSVEPENGKIVVATFGGGLIVRRYYNDNGSILLLPENDDYNAIDITNKPNISVWGVVTAVIHRF; from the coding sequence ATGCATAATAATTTAAATACATTAAAAACTGAATTAAAGCTACTTATTAATGCGGATATTAATTGCAAGGAAGATGTGGAGGAATACATAGATCCTATCAATATGATGGAAAAGAAATTCTTCTTTTCAGGATATAATTCTATGACCTTGCCCTTCTTCAGCTCTAAGGTTGCAGCGGGTTCGCCTGCTTTTGCCGATGAGTTTGTAGAGGACTTAATCAATCTTACTGATTGCTTGGTTAAAAATCCTCCTTCTACGTATTTCATGCGTGCAGTTGGGGTGCTAATGATGAATGTCGGTATATATCCGGGTGATTTATTAATTGTCGATAGAAGCGTTGAGCCGGAAAACGGTAAGATTGTGGTGGCGACATTCGGAGGAGGGTTGATAGTGAGAAGATATTATAACGATAACGGCAGCATATTGTTACTTCCGGAAAACGATGATTACAACGCCATTGATATTACAAATAAGCCGAACATATCGGTATGGGGAGTTGTAACTGCGGTTATCCATAGATTTTAA
- a CDS encoding Y-family DNA polymerase — MKRFIALVDCNNFYVSCERLFSPSYIDKPVVVLSNNDGCVISRSNEAKLLGIPMGAPYFKFQALCKRHKIIAHSSNFELYGDISRRVMATLEAFVPSIEIYSIDEAFIDLTGIADPLAFCVMLRGKVMLWTGIPVSIGLSYTKTLAKAAGEVAKKSENGVFGLLHEEDINLTLQALNINKVWGIGNQWGMKLELKFGIRTAYDLKLASATFIRKHFSVVIERIIYELKGLSCLELEEIETKKSISSTRTFGRSVSELSELREAIASYTANAARKLRRQNSKAYGIYIYIRTDRFRDTTQHNKGKLIELTYPTSDTGALISAAIKGLEAIYKRGFQYKKAGVVLLDIVRENYLQRDITEEYNVERGLRSAALMEAVDELNKKFGKRLVQHAAEGVKKEWKVKADLLSPRYTTRWDELINVY, encoded by the coding sequence ATGAAGAGGTTTATTGCATTAGTGGACTGTAACAATTTTTATGTTTCGTGTGAAAGATTGTTCAGTCCATCTTATATAGATAAACCTGTCGTAGTTTTATCTAATAATGATGGTTGCGTTATCTCCCGTTCAAATGAAGCAAAATTGCTCGGCATACCGATGGGTGCCCCTTATTTTAAATTTCAAGCTTTATGTAAAAGACATAAAATAATTGCTCACTCTTCTAATTTTGAACTTTACGGGGATATCTCAAGAAGAGTTATGGCTACACTCGAAGCATTTGTACCGAGTATTGAGATATACTCAATAGATGAAGCCTTCATTGATCTAACCGGCATAGCTGACCCTCTTGCATTTTGTGTAATGCTTCGAGGCAAGGTAATGCTTTGGACAGGGATACCGGTTTCAATTGGTCTCAGTTATACTAAGACTTTGGCAAAAGCAGCCGGAGAAGTAGCTAAAAAATCTGAGAACGGAGTATTTGGATTATTGCATGAAGAAGATATTAATTTAACTTTGCAAGCTTTAAATATTAATAAGGTTTGGGGTATCGGTAATCAATGGGGTATGAAATTAGAACTTAAATTCGGGATCAGAACTGCTTATGATTTGAAACTAGCAAGTGCTACTTTTATTAGGAAGCATTTCTCGGTGGTGATTGAGCGAATAATATATGAACTAAAAGGGCTATCCTGTTTAGAGCTTGAAGAGATTGAGACCAAGAAATCAATATCTTCTACCCGCACATTTGGCAGGAGTGTAAGCGAGCTAAGTGAGTTAAGGGAAGCAATTGCTTCATATACGGCAAATGCTGCAAGAAAGCTAAGAAGGCAAAACTCTAAAGCATATGGGATATATATTTATATCAGGACTGATCGTTTTAGAGATACTACACAACATAACAAGGGTAAACTAATTGAACTTACCTATCCGACTTCAGATACGGGTGCGCTTATTAGTGCGGCAATAAAAGGCCTGGAAGCAATATATAAGCGCGGATTCCAGTATAAAAAAGCAGGAGTAGTTTTACTAGATATAGTAAGGGAAAATTACCTTCAGCGGGATATAACGGAGGAATATAACGTAGAGAGGGGGTTAAGATCGGCTGCTCTTATGGAAGCGGTTGATGAACTAAATAAAAAATTCGGTAAGCGCTTAGTGCAGCATGCAGCTGAAGGCGTTAAGAAAGAATGGAAGGTAAAGGCTGATTTATTATCTCCAAGGTATACGACCAGGTGGGATGAGCTAATAAACGTTTATTAA